One Chlamydiales bacterium genomic window, TAAATAATAATAAACTTCTTTCCCTTCTTCTTGTTTTGGAGGATGGATAGATATCTTCAAAGGCACCCTTTGAGCCACCTTTGTAAAATTTCCTGTTGCATTATCTTGTGGGATAAAAGAAAATTGAGATGCTGCAGCTCCTTTAATTACAAATACTTCACCTGTAAAAGTAACCCCAGGATAGGCATCTACGCTAATTTCTACGTGGCTTCCAATCTTAACACCACTAATATCTGTCTCTTGCAAATTAGCAAGGACCCAAATGTTATCTAAATCATAAAGAGAAAATATTGTCTGCCCCTTTTGAAGCACATCGCCCGCAAGTCCCCATCTCTTAGCGATCATTCCTCTTCTTGGAGCTACAATCTTTGTATGCAACAAAAGAGCTTCCAACTCTTCTAATTGCCTCTTTGCAAGCTCAATGTTCTTTTGTGCAAGAAGCACATCAGCTTCTGCTGCCTCAAAATCCTTTTGCAAATGATCGAATTCTTGTGCTGTAATGATATGATCCCTAATACCGCGTTTGCCACGCTCATAATCATCTAAAATCTTTTGTCTTTCTACAATCTTCAATCGCAAACTCGCCTCAAGACTTGCA contains:
- a CDS encoding HlyD family secretion protein, whose product is MEEEVVKKEELESQPKKKGRGWKWAGIILILIILCIVGKYAWNQFTLYVRTNDAFIDGYYVSVSPDILARIISLEVDEGDFVEEGQLLVQLDESLIRPERDTRSANVASLEASLRLKIVERQKILDDYERGKRGIRDHIITAQEFDHLQKDFEAAEADVLLAQKNIELAKRQLEELEALLLHTKIVAPRRGMIAKRWGLAGDVLQKGQTIFSLYDLDNIWVLANLQETDISGVKIGSHVEISVDAYPGVTFTGEVFVIKGAAASQFSFIPQDNATGNFTKVAQRVPLKISIHPPKQEEGKEVYYYLFPGMSAEIKIRVE